A genomic window from Streptococcus sanguinis includes:
- a CDS encoding ABC transporter ATP-binding protein: protein MIEYKNVALRYTEKDVLRDVNLRIEDGEFMVLVGPSGSGKTTMIKMINRLLEPTDGNIYMDGKRIKDYDERELRLSTGYVLQAIALFPNLTVAENIALIPEMKGWSKAEIQQKTDELLKLVGLPAEDYAQRMPSELSGGEQQRVGIVRAIIAQPKILLMDEPFSALDAISRKQLQSLTKSIHDQFGMTTIFVTHDTDEALKLGNRIAVLQDGEIRQVATPEEILSAPATSFVADLFGGVQHG from the coding sequence ATGATTGAATATAAAAATGTAGCGCTACGCTACACAGAAAAGGATGTCTTGAGAGATGTCAACTTACGGATTGAGGATGGTGAATTCATGGTTTTAGTTGGGCCATCTGGTTCAGGTAAGACGACCATGATTAAGATGATCAACCGTCTTTTAGAGCCAACTGATGGAAATATTTACATGGATGGCAAGCGCATCAAAGACTATGATGAGCGTGAGCTACGCCTTTCCACAGGCTATGTCTTACAAGCGATTGCCCTCTTTCCAAATCTAACTGTGGCTGAAAATATTGCTCTCATTCCTGAGATGAAAGGATGGAGCAAGGCAGAGATTCAGCAGAAGACCGATGAATTGCTGAAGCTAGTAGGCTTGCCTGCTGAAGACTATGCTCAGCGTATGCCGAGTGAGCTGTCTGGTGGTGAGCAGCAGCGAGTGGGCATTGTCCGTGCCATTATCGCCCAGCCCAAAATCTTGCTGATGGATGAGCCTTTTTCAGCTCTTGATGCTATCTCGCGTAAGCAATTGCAGAGCTTGACCAAGAGTATTCATGACCAGTTTGGGATGACAACAATCTTTGTGACCCATGATACGGACGAGGCTTTAAAGTTGGGGAATCGGATTGCTGTTCTGCAGGATGGGGAGATTCGTCAAGTGGCAACACCTGAGGAAATCCTATCTGCACCTGCGACTAGCTTCGTAGCAGATTTATTTGGAGGTGTTCAACATG
- a CDS encoding IS1182 family transposase yields the protein MFHKEKSDYNRCQYGFYTIDELVPEDHFLRQLEAEVDFDFIYDLVEETYSPDQGRPSLDPVMLVKIPLIQCFYGIRSMRQTIKDIEVNVAYRWFLGLSLDDKVPHFTTYGKNYSRRFQDKALITEIFSHVLHQALCAGLIDPSEIFVDGTHIKAAANSHKYHKEMVAQQATFMSEQLEVEIDLDRRKHEKKPLKPAKESEAKEKKISRTDPESGWFHKGEHKEVFAYSAQVACDKHGWALAYTVEAGNVHDSQAFPALFAKIEPFHPTYLIADAGYKTPSIAKFLLDREITPVFPYTRPKGVKGNLRPNDFVYDSYYDCYLCPENQVLTYRTTTRAGYREYKSDSTVCVACPLLSVCTQSQNQQKVITRHVWKDALECCEEIRHQRGMKELYKKRKETIERLFGTAKEYHNLRYTREKGKSKMEDKVGLTLACLNLKKLVKMRVGKPFYFVQMTIMLSKDEIKR from the coding sequence ATGTTTCACAAAGAAAAATCTGATTATAATCGCTGCCAATATGGCTTCTATACGATAGACGAATTGGTCCCAGAAGATCACTTTCTTCGCCAATTGGAAGCGGAGGTTGATTTTGACTTTATCTATGACTTGGTTGAAGAAACCTATAGCCCAGATCAGGGTCGTCCCAGTCTAGATCCCGTCATGTTGGTCAAAATTCCTTTGATTCAATGTTTTTATGGCATTCGCTCCATGCGCCAAACCATTAAAGACATAGAAGTAAACGTAGCTTATCGTTGGTTTCTTGGACTAAGCTTGGATGACAAGGTGCCTCATTTTACCACATATGGAAAGAATTACAGCCGTCGTTTTCAAGATAAAGCACTGATTACTGAGATATTTTCACACGTACTCCATCAAGCTTTATGTGCTGGTTTGATTGATCCTTCTGAGATATTTGTGGATGGAACCCATATTAAAGCGGCAGCCAACAGCCACAAGTATCATAAGGAAATGGTTGCCCAACAAGCTACATTTATGAGTGAGCAATTGGAAGTTGAGATTGATTTAGATAGGAGAAAACACGAAAAAAAGCCCTTAAAGCCCGCAAAAGAAAGCGAGGCTAAGGAAAAGAAAATCTCAAGGACAGATCCTGAGAGTGGTTGGTTCCACAAGGGGGAACACAAGGAAGTCTTTGCCTATTCTGCCCAAGTAGCGTGTGATAAGCATGGTTGGGCCTTGGCTTATACGGTTGAAGCAGGAAATGTTCATGATAGTCAGGCTTTCCCTGCCCTTTTTGCCAAGATTGAGCCTTTTCATCCAACCTATCTCATCGCAGATGCAGGTTATAAAACCCCAAGTATTGCAAAATTTTTGTTAGACAGAGAGATTACCCCTGTCTTCCCTTATACCCGCCCCAAGGGTGTAAAAGGGAACTTAAGGCCCAATGATTTTGTTTATGATTCCTATTATGACTGTTACCTCTGTCCAGAGAACCAAGTGTTAACCTATCGCACGACGACCCGAGCAGGCTACCGTGAGTATAAGAGTGATTCAACAGTATGTGTCGCCTGTCCCCTATTATCTGTTTGTACCCAGAGCCAGAATCAGCAGAAAGTCATCACAAGACATGTATGGAAAGATGCGCTTGAATGTTGTGAAGAGATTCGACACCAAAGAGGGATGAAGGAGCTCTATAAGAAGCGCAAAGAAACCATTGAGCGGCTCTTTGGGACAGCTAAAGAATACCACAACCTCCGTTATACAAGAGAGAAAGGCAAGTCCAAGATGGAAGATAAGGTTGGGCTTACTTTGGCGTGTTTGAATCTCAAAAAACTAGTAAAAATGAGGGTGGGGAAGCCTTTTTATTTTGTTCAAATGACCATTATGCTATCAAAAGATGAAATCAAAAGATGA
- a CDS encoding endonuclease yields the protein MKYNKQYWTIGAGGNGKKFIANKIIAVDYGVNKNLSRMSKEDLQIEFGRNDIKAVEFNKFINEIQIGDIVILKQGRHQILAIGEVTSDYFLDDSFDQVREVNWLKSESIEFSGNIPTNGTVFKANKELIKFVESTLFESNNEFIKKRSRYTDVLKQSKNLILRGAPGTGKTYLARQIANELTGGNEEQTGFVQFHPSYDYTDFVEGLRPLPSDDGQISFGLQDGIFKKFCERAKLAQKTGGQDNFDEAWNAYLEYVNSRDEKERLTDFSYLTVNSRNNFNVNYESKSQGTVLTKSYVYELYKDENYLKQTYYRSQGKKVLETLRKKFGLKDYISPTEIDTDKKFVFIIDEINRGEISKIFGELFFSIDPGYRGKDGEVSIQYANLHETNEKFYIPENVYIIGTMNDIDRSVDTFDFAMRRRFRFVEITAESQLGMLDEPLGDGAEEAKMRLRNLNAAIEKVEELNSHYHVGPSYFLKLQEVDFDYELLWSDYIKPLLEDYLRGSYDEVETLETLKKAFDQTSIEQRNQSITGYNEGDGNDDADN from the coding sequence ATGAAATATAATAAGCAATATTGGACTATAGGTGCTGGAGGCAATGGAAAAAAATTTATAGCTAACAAAATAATTGCAGTTGATTATGGTGTTAATAAAAATTTGTCTAGAATGTCAAAAGAGGATTTGCAGATTGAATTTGGTAGAAATGATATCAAAGCAGTAGAATTTAATAAATTCATTAATGAAATTCAGATAGGTGATATTGTCATTTTAAAGCAGGGACGGCATCAGATTCTTGCTATTGGTGAAGTCACAAGTGATTATTTTTTAGATGATTCTTTTGATCAGGTTAGAGAAGTTAACTGGTTAAAATCTGAATCAATTGAATTTAGTGGAAATATTCCAACAAATGGTACAGTGTTTAAGGCCAATAAAGAATTAATAAAATTTGTTGAGTCTACTTTGTTTGAGTCTAATAATGAATTTATTAAAAAAAGGAGTAGGTATACAGATGTTTTAAAACAATCCAAAAACCTCATCCTCCGTGGAGCGCCTGGTACTGGGAAGACTTATCTTGCCAGACAAATTGCCAATGAGTTGACTGGAGGAAATGAAGAGCAAACAGGATTTGTGCAGTTTCATCCGTCTTATGACTATACGGATTTTGTAGAGGGGTTGAGGCCGCTTCCAAGTGATGATGGGCAGATTAGCTTCGGCTTGCAGGATGGAATATTTAAGAAATTTTGCGAAAGAGCTAAATTAGCGCAAAAGACAGGCGGTCAGGATAATTTTGATGAAGCTTGGAATGCCTATCTTGAATATGTAAATAGTAGAGATGAAAAAGAGCGTTTGACAGATTTTTCTTATCTTACTGTTAATAGCCGGAATAATTTTAATGTCAATTATGAGAGCAAAAGTCAAGGGACAGTCTTGACTAAATCCTATGTCTATGAACTCTATAAAGATGAAAATTATTTAAAACAGACTTATTATCGTAGTCAGGGAAAAAAAGTTCTTGAAACGTTAAGAAAAAAATTTGGTCTAAAAGACTATATTTCTCCAACAGAAATTGATACAGACAAGAAATTCGTCTTCATCATCGATGAAATCAATCGAGGTGAGATTTCTAAGATTTTTGGGGAACTTTTTTTCTCCATTGATCCGGGCTATCGTGGTAAGGATGGAGAGGTTTCGATCCAATATGCTAATTTACATGAAACTAATGAGAAGTTTTATATTCCTGAAAATGTCTACATCATCGGAACGATGAATGATATTGACCGTTCGGTGGATACCTTTGATTTTGCCATGCGCCGTCGTTTCCGTTTTGTAGAAATCACGGCTGAAAGTCAGCTGGGAATGCTTGATGAACCTCTTGGAGATGGAGCTGAAGAAGCGAAAATGCGTCTAAGAAACTTGAATGCTGCTATAGAAAAAGTAGAAGAGCTCAATAGTCATTACCATGTTGGACCAAGTTATTTCCTTAAGTTGCAGGAAGTAGATTTTGATTATGAATTGCTCTGGTCTGATTATATTAAACCGCTCCTAGAAGACTACTTGCGTGGTTCTTATGATGAGGTTGAAACTTTGGAAACTTTGAAAAAGGCATTTGATCAGACAAGCATTGAGCAAAGAAATCAGTCAATAACGGGTTATAATGAAGGCGATGGAAATGACGATGCGGATAACTGA